One genomic window of Pseudomonas aeruginosa includes the following:
- a CDS encoding FecR family protein, giving the protein MNSPQEQQQIRQQAAEWAIRLDGGDLDRSRREALDGWLAADPRHPAALALAQRTWKQLGSLAEPRTMVQTPVASAPRRAGGRRKGWRGWAAAAAVLLALGSAWSERDAGVSWLADHATGKGEVRILRLVDGSEVELDAQSAIDVAYDSRERRVRLLEGSAIFRAAPRAGRETRPFVVESAGGSTRALGTRFLVSRNEDGSVQVGVLEHRVAVALAHPRTGTVGRRELGEGESLRYSAEGGVEAPLGGRLDDLTSWRRGLLVFDEQPLGEVVARLNRYRPGHLLVAPGALAQRRVSGVFRVADLEASLQSISDELGVRSLSLAGVTLLY; this is encoded by the coding sequence GTGAACAGCCCCCAGGAACAACAGCAGATCCGCCAGCAGGCCGCCGAATGGGCGATCCGCCTGGACGGCGGCGACCTCGACCGGTCCCGGCGCGAAGCGCTGGACGGCTGGCTGGCGGCTGACCCCCGGCACCCGGCCGCGCTGGCGCTGGCGCAACGGACCTGGAAACAGCTGGGATCGCTGGCCGAACCGCGGACGATGGTTCAGACGCCGGTCGCCAGCGCGCCGCGCCGCGCCGGGGGGCGGCGCAAGGGGTGGCGCGGCTGGGCCGCGGCGGCGGCGGTGCTGCTGGCCCTGGGCAGCGCCTGGAGCGAACGCGACGCCGGCGTGAGCTGGCTGGCCGACCACGCCACCGGCAAGGGCGAGGTACGCATCCTGCGGCTGGTGGATGGCAGCGAGGTCGAGCTGGACGCACAGAGTGCCATCGATGTCGCCTACGACAGCCGCGAGCGACGGGTGCGCCTGCTCGAAGGCAGCGCGATCTTCCGCGCCGCCCCGCGTGCGGGGCGGGAGACACGGCCCTTCGTGGTGGAAAGCGCCGGCGGCAGCACTCGCGCGCTGGGTACTCGGTTCCTGGTCAGCCGCAACGAGGACGGCAGCGTCCAGGTCGGGGTGCTCGAACACCGCGTCGCGGTGGCCCTGGCGCATCCGCGCACGGGGACCGTCGGGCGCCGCGAGCTGGGCGAGGGCGAGAGCCTGCGCTACAGCGCGGAGGGCGGCGTCGAGGCGCCGCTGGGCGGTCGCCTCGACGACCTGACCAGTTGGCGGCGCGGCCTGCTGGTCTTCGACGAGCAGCCGCTGGGCGAGGTGGTGGCGCGCCTCAATCGCTACCGGCCGGGGCATTTGCTGGTGGCTCCCGGTGCGTTGGCGCAGCGGCGGGTCAGCGGGGTATTCCGGGTCGCCGACCTGGAGGCCTCGTTGCAGTCGATCAGCGATGAGCTGGGAGTGCGCAGCCTGAGCCTGGCGGGAGTGACGCTGCTGTACTGA
- a CDS encoding type I secretion system permease/ATPase translates to MKLRPASPRNEILATLGRFRPALRSVALFTAVINLLMLAPSLYMLQVYDRVLGSGNHMTLLMLTLMVLGLYLLLGALEWVRSLVVIRLGGQLDMQLNQRIYDASFRASLERGEQAVGQALNDLTSLRQFLTGNALFAFFDAPWFPLYLLVIFLFSPWLGLLALVGALLLVLLAWVNESRSREPLAEAGQLSILATQQASANLRQAETLAAMGMLPAMRARWFAQHQAFLARQNLGSERSAAIGATSKGVRLALQSLVLGLGAWLAVEGLITPGMMIAGSILMGRVLSPIDQLIAVWRQWSGARQAYQRLARLLEENPPAALGMPLPAPRGALRVERLCAAAPGREQALLQDLGFALEPGEALGVIGPSGSGKSTLARLLVGAWQPLSGAVRLDGADLRQWSAAALGPHIGYLAQDVQLFAGSIAENIARFAEVDAEKVVAAARLAGVHDLVLRLPQGYDTRLGDGGAGLSGGQRQRIGLARALYGRPALIVLDEPNASLDEAGEAALAEAIAAMRRHGSSLVLVTHKPAVLALTDKLLLLHGGRLQRFGATAEVLASASPPAAAAPAPTRPTPAFGFGYRPGPGMPVGGVPGGAAR, encoded by the coding sequence ATGAAGCTCCGGCCGGCCTCGCCGCGCAATGAAATCCTCGCCACCCTCGGCCGCTTCCGCCCGGCGCTGCGCAGCGTCGCGCTGTTCACCGCGGTGATCAACCTGCTGATGCTGGCGCCGTCGCTGTACATGCTGCAGGTCTACGACCGGGTGCTCGGCTCCGGCAACCACATGACCCTGCTGATGCTGACCCTCATGGTGCTCGGCCTCTACCTGCTGCTCGGCGCCCTGGAGTGGGTGCGCAGCCTGGTGGTGATCCGCCTCGGCGGCCAGCTCGACATGCAACTCAACCAGCGCATCTACGACGCCTCGTTCCGCGCCAGCCTGGAGCGCGGCGAGCAGGCCGTCGGGCAGGCGCTGAACGACCTGACCAGCCTGCGCCAGTTCCTCACCGGCAACGCCCTGTTCGCCTTCTTCGACGCGCCCTGGTTCCCGCTCTACCTGCTGGTGATCTTCCTCTTCAGTCCCTGGCTCGGCCTGCTCGCCCTGGTTGGGGCGCTGCTGCTGGTGCTGCTTGCCTGGGTCAACGAAAGCCGCTCGCGCGAACCGCTGGCCGAGGCCGGGCAACTGTCGATCCTCGCCACCCAGCAGGCCTCGGCCAACCTGCGCCAGGCGGAAACCCTGGCGGCAATGGGCATGTTGCCGGCCATGCGCGCGCGCTGGTTCGCCCAGCACCAGGCCTTCCTTGCCCGGCAGAACCTCGGCAGCGAGCGCAGCGCGGCGATCGGCGCGACCTCCAAGGGCGTGCGCCTGGCCCTGCAGTCGCTGGTGCTCGGCCTCGGCGCCTGGCTGGCGGTGGAAGGCCTGATCACCCCGGGGATGATGATCGCCGGCTCGATCCTGATGGGCCGCGTGCTCAGCCCCATCGACCAGTTGATCGCGGTCTGGCGCCAGTGGAGCGGCGCGCGGCAGGCCTACCAGCGACTGGCGCGGCTGCTCGAGGAGAATCCGCCGGCCGCCCTGGGCATGCCGCTACCGGCGCCGCGCGGCGCGTTGCGCGTCGAGCGGCTCTGCGCGGCCGCGCCGGGACGCGAGCAGGCATTGTTGCAGGACCTCGGTTTCGCCCTGGAACCTGGCGAAGCGCTCGGCGTGATCGGGCCGTCCGGTTCCGGCAAGTCGACCCTGGCGCGCTTGCTGGTGGGCGCCTGGCAGCCGCTGTCCGGCGCGGTGCGCCTGGACGGCGCCGACCTGCGGCAGTGGAGCGCGGCGGCACTGGGGCCGCACATCGGCTACCTGGCCCAGGACGTGCAACTGTTCGCCGGCAGCATCGCCGAGAACATCGCGCGCTTCGCCGAGGTGGATGCCGAGAAGGTGGTGGCGGCGGCGCGCCTGGCCGGCGTGCACGACCTGGTGCTGCGCCTGCCGCAGGGCTACGACACGCGCCTTGGCGACGGCGGCGCCGGACTCTCCGGCGGCCAGCGCCAGCGCATCGGCCTGGCCCGCGCGCTGTACGGGCGACCGGCGCTGATCGTGCTCGACGAACCCAATGCCAGCCTCGACGAGGCGGGTGAGGCGGCCCTGGCCGAGGCCATCGCGGCGATGCGCCGGCACGGCAGCAGCCTGGTGCTGGTCACCCACAAGCCGGCGGTGCTGGCGCTGACCGACAAGCTGTTGTTGCTGCATGGCGGGCGCCTGCAGCGTTTCGGCGCGACCGCCGAGGTGCTTGCCAGCGCCTCGCCGCCGGCCGCTGCGGCCCCGGCGCCGACACGGCCGACGCCGGCGTTCGGTTTCGGCTACCGGCCGGGACCGGGGATGCCGGTCGGCGGTGTGCCGGGAGGAGCGGCGCGATGA
- a CDS encoding phosphate-starvation-inducible protein PsiE, translated as MKQNWAERLRASMHHQAESLGNLLVEAFHYLALFAIGATVFWAAGAAFLGMVNKGHASIDDILLLFIYLELGAMVGIYFKTNHMPVRFLIYVAMTALTRLMIADIQHNHTPDDGIILVSVALLLLALAILVVRFASARFPSAKSDGAAARRVASEDAEGEA; from the coding sequence ATGAAACAGAATTGGGCCGAGCGCCTGCGCGCAAGCATGCACCACCAGGCGGAGAGCCTCGGCAACCTGCTGGTGGAGGCCTTCCACTACCTGGCCCTGTTCGCCATCGGCGCCACGGTGTTCTGGGCGGCGGGCGCGGCTTTCCTGGGGATGGTGAACAAGGGGCATGCGTCGATCGACGACATCCTCCTGCTGTTCATCTACCTCGAGTTGGGCGCGATGGTCGGTATCTACTTCAAGACCAACCACATGCCGGTGCGCTTCCTGATCTACGTGGCGATGACCGCGCTGACCCGCCTGATGATCGCCGACATCCAGCACAACCATACGCCGGACGATGGCATCATCCTGGTCTCGGTGGCGTTGCTGCTGCTGGCGCTGGCGATCCTGGTGGTGCGCTTCGCCTCGGCGCGCTTCCCTTCGGCGAAGTCCGACGGCGCCGCCGCGCGGCGGGTGGCGAGCGAGGACGCCGAAGGGGAAGCCTGA
- the hasA gene encoding heme acquisition protein HasA, which produces MSISISYSTTYSGWTVADYLADWSAYFGDVNHRPGQVVDGSNTGGFNPGPFDGSQYALKSTASDAAFIAGGDLHYTLFSNPSHTLWGKLDSIALGDTLTGGASSGGYALDSQEVSFSNLGLDSPIAQGRDGTVHKVVYGLMSGDSSALQGQIDALLKAVDPSLSINSTFDQLAAAGVAHATPAAAAAEIGVVGVQELPHDLALAA; this is translated from the coding sequence ATGAGCATTTCGATTTCCTACAGCACCACCTACAGCGGCTGGACCGTAGCGGATTACCTGGCGGACTGGTCGGCCTACTTCGGCGACGTCAACCATCGTCCGGGCCAGGTGGTGGACGGCAGCAATACCGGCGGCTTCAACCCCGGTCCGTTCGACGGCAGCCAGTACGCGCTGAAGAGCACCGCCAGCGACGCGGCCTTCATCGCCGGCGGCGACCTCCACTACACCCTGTTCAGCAACCCCAGCCACACCCTGTGGGGCAAGCTGGACAGCATCGCCCTCGGCGACACCCTGACCGGCGGCGCCTCCAGCGGTGGCTACGCCCTGGACAGCCAGGAGGTGAGCTTCAGCAACCTGGGCCTGGATTCGCCGATCGCCCAGGGCCGCGACGGCACCGTGCACAAGGTGGTCTACGGCCTGATGAGCGGCGACAGCAGCGCCCTGCAGGGGCAGATCGACGCGTTGCTGAAAGCGGTCGACCCGAGCCTGTCGATCAACTCCACCTTCGACCAGTTGGCCGCGGCCGGCGTCGCCCATGCCACCCCGGCTGCGGCAGCGGCGGAAATCGGCGTGGTCGGCGTGCAGGAACTGCCGCACGACCTGGCCCTGGCGGCCTGA
- a CDS encoding TolC family outer membrane protein produces MNRLRACLLSSALLSASSAQALGLLDAYQLAVRHDPTFQAALHERRAGSENRAIGRAGLLPSLRYDYNKARNDSTVSQGDARVERDYRSYASTLSLEQPLFDYEAYARYRQGEAQALFADEQFRGRSQELAVRLFAAYSETLFAREQVVLAEAQRRALETQLAFNQRAFEEGEGTRTDLLETRARLSLTRAEEIAASDRAAAARRTLEAMLGQALEDRELAAPIERFPALRLQPATFEGWRQVALQRSAELGAQRHALEAAAYEVERNRAGHLPRLSLYASSSKTHSASESTYEQKYDTDSVGLRLSLPLFEGGRVSAATRQAGDKYAQAQAELDAQVASVINDLHSQFDLTASSLAKVRAYEMAVAAAREQVTATRRSVAGGERVNRDVLDAEQQFYGARRDLAEARYAYLNAWLRLRQLAGVLEDRDLAVLAAYFGAGEGRAQVTAAIR; encoded by the coding sequence ATGAATCGCCTGCGAGCCTGCCTGCTGTCCTCCGCGCTGCTTTCGGCCTCTTCGGCCCAGGCGCTGGGCCTGCTGGACGCCTACCAACTGGCGGTGCGCCACGACCCGACCTTCCAGGCGGCGCTCCACGAGCGCCGCGCCGGCAGCGAAAACCGCGCCATCGGCCGTGCCGGCCTGCTGCCGAGCCTGCGCTACGACTACAACAAGGCGCGCAACGACTCCACCGTCAGCCAGGGCGACGCCCGCGTCGAGCGCGACTATCGCAGCTACGCCTCGACCCTCAGCCTGGAGCAGCCGCTGTTCGACTACGAGGCCTACGCGCGCTACCGCCAGGGCGAGGCCCAGGCGCTGTTCGCCGACGAACAGTTCCGCGGGCGCAGCCAGGAACTGGCGGTGCGCCTGTTCGCCGCCTACAGCGAAACCCTGTTCGCCCGCGAGCAGGTGGTCCTGGCCGAAGCCCAGCGGCGCGCCCTGGAAACCCAGCTGGCGTTCAACCAGCGTGCCTTCGAGGAAGGCGAGGGCACCCGCACCGACCTGCTGGAGACCCGCGCCCGGCTGAGCCTGACCCGCGCCGAGGAGATCGCCGCCAGCGATCGCGCGGCGGCGGCGCGGCGTACGCTGGAGGCGATGCTCGGGCAGGCACTGGAGGATCGCGAACTGGCCGCGCCCATCGAGCGCTTCCCGGCGCTGCGCCTGCAACCGGCGACCTTCGAAGGCTGGCGCCAGGTGGCCCTGCAACGCAGCGCCGAGCTGGGCGCCCAGCGCCATGCGCTGGAGGCGGCAGCCTACGAGGTGGAGCGCAATCGTGCCGGCCACTTGCCCAGGCTCAGCCTCTACGCCAGCAGCAGCAAGACGCACTCGGCTTCGGAAAGCACCTACGAGCAGAAATACGACACCGACAGTGTCGGCCTGCGTCTCAGCCTGCCGCTGTTCGAGGGCGGGCGGGTGTCGGCAGCGACCCGCCAGGCCGGCGACAAGTACGCCCAGGCCCAGGCCGAGCTGGATGCCCAGGTGGCCAGTGTGATCAATGACCTGCACAGCCAGTTCGACCTGACCGCCAGCAGCCTGGCCAAGGTGCGTGCCTACGAGATGGCGGTGGCGGCGGCGCGCGAACAGGTGACAGCGACGCGGCGCAGCGTCGCCGGCGGGGAGCGGGTCAATCGCGACGTGCTGGACGCCGAACAGCAGTTCTACGGCGCCCGCCGCGACCTGGCGGAAGCGCGCTACGCCTACCTCAACGCCTGGCTGCGCCTGCGCCAGCTGGCGGGGGTGCTGGAAGACCGCGACCTGGCGGTGCTGGCTGCCTATTTCGGCGCCGGCGAAGGACGCGCGCAGGTCACCGCTGCCATCAGATAG
- a CDS encoding DUF2790 domain-containing protein has translation MRVIPLALVALLGLAPLAQAQQQPYGPNPDSKSLRQHYVEGRLDIARVIYKTDLWSACGIVPARLVYEDSQGERHTVEYKAWGSGCSGN, from the coding sequence ATGAGAGTGATCCCGTTGGCACTTGTCGCGCTGCTCGGCCTGGCGCCGCTGGCCCAGGCGCAGCAGCAGCCCTACGGACCCAACCCGGACTCGAAATCGCTCCGCCAGCACTACGTGGAAGGGCGCCTGGACATCGCCCGGGTGATCTACAAGACCGACCTGTGGAGCGCCTGTGGGATCGTCCCGGCGCGCCTGGTCTACGAGGACTCGCAGGGCGAGCGGCATACCGTCGAGTACAAGGCCTGGGGCAGCGGCTGCAGCGGCAATTGA
- a CDS encoding HlyD family type I secretion periplasmic adaptor subunit gives MSGQARLREVGAGGAALELDEKRFSRLGWGLVLLGFVGFLLWAGLAPLDKGVGVSGTVMVAGSRKAVQHPTGGLVRHIRVHEGERVEAGQVLLEMDATQARAQADGLFAQYLAALASLARLSAERDEKARIEFPAELLALDDPRLPTLLEQQRQLHDSRRRALRLELDGLAETVAGSQAQLDGLQAALRSKEQQRAALEEQLRGLRQLASEGYVPRNRLLDSERLLAQVNGEIAGDLGSLGSTRRQILELRLRMAQRREKFQEEVRASLADAQVRAEELRNRLASARFDLANSEVRAPVAGQVVGQEVFTEGGVIAPGQQLMEILPERQPLLVDARLPVEMVDKVRVGLPVELMFSAFNQSTTPRVEGEVTLVSADRLLDERSEAPYYRVRIRVGEEGVRRLAGLEIRPGMPVEAFVRSGERSLLNYLFKPLADRTHLALGEE, from the coding sequence ATGAGCGGGCAGGCGCGGTTGCGCGAAGTCGGCGCCGGCGGCGCGGCGCTGGAACTGGACGAGAAGCGTTTTTCCCGGCTCGGCTGGGGGCTGGTGCTGCTCGGCTTCGTCGGCTTTCTCCTGTGGGCCGGGTTGGCCCCGCTGGACAAGGGTGTCGGGGTCTCCGGCACGGTGATGGTGGCCGGTAGCCGCAAGGCCGTGCAGCACCCTACCGGTGGCCTGGTCAGGCACATCCGCGTGCACGAAGGCGAGCGGGTGGAGGCAGGACAGGTGTTGCTGGAGATGGACGCTACCCAGGCCCGGGCCCAGGCCGATGGCCTGTTCGCCCAGTACCTGGCGGCGCTGGCGAGTCTGGCGCGGCTGAGCGCCGAGCGCGATGAAAAGGCGCGGATCGAGTTTCCCGCCGAGCTGCTGGCGCTGGACGACCCGCGCCTGCCGACCCTGCTGGAACAGCAGCGGCAGTTGCACGACAGCCGTCGGCGGGCGCTGCGCCTGGAACTCGATGGTCTCGCCGAGACGGTCGCCGGCAGCCAGGCGCAACTGGACGGCCTGCAAGCCGCGCTGCGCAGCAAGGAGCAGCAGCGCGCCGCCCTCGAGGAACAGTTGCGCGGCCTGCGCCAACTGGCCAGCGAGGGCTACGTGCCGCGCAACCGCCTGCTCGACAGCGAGCGCCTGCTGGCCCAGGTCAACGGCGAGATCGCCGGCGACCTCGGCAGCCTCGGCAGTACCCGCCGGCAGATCCTCGAACTGCGCCTGCGCATGGCCCAGCGGCGGGAGAAGTTCCAGGAAGAGGTGCGCGCCAGCCTGGCCGACGCCCAGGTGCGCGCCGAGGAGTTGCGCAATCGCCTGGCCAGCGCGCGCTTCGACCTGGCCAACAGCGAGGTACGGGCGCCGGTCGCCGGCCAGGTGGTCGGCCAGGAAGTGTTCACCGAGGGCGGCGTGATCGCGCCCGGCCAGCAACTGATGGAAATCCTCCCGGAGCGCCAGCCGCTGCTGGTGGACGCTCGGCTGCCGGTGGAGATGGTCGACAAGGTCCGCGTCGGCCTGCCGGTGGAGCTGATGTTCAGCGCCTTCAACCAGAGCACTACGCCGCGGGTGGAGGGCGAAGTGACCCTGGTCTCGGCCGACCGCCTGCTGGACGAGCGCAGCGAGGCGCCGTACTACCGGGTGCGCATCCGCGTAGGCGAGGAGGGCGTACGTCGCCTGGCCGGCCTGGAGATCCGCCCGGGGATGCCGGTGGAGGCCTTCGTTCGCAGCGGCGAGCGCTCGCTGTTGAACTACCTGTTCAAGCCGCTGGCCGACCGTACCCACCTGGCGCTGGGGGAAGAATGA
- the hasR gene encoding heme uptake receptor HasR — protein MKHRGWSAVRGGRKGAQLALGLGLVLLGTAALPLHAQDGADSASQQQTALRRVRLDIPAQPLNRALLRFAEQAGVQVFFDSQRFAGLGSAAVHGEYVLADGLSQMLQGSPVEYRFSGKDQLSLIRVSQDDLVQMSPSVISAARPDDWVYQTPHSVSVIGREQIERNPPRHAADMLEETPGVYSSVSQQDPGLSVNIRGIQDYGRVNMSVDGMRQNYQQSGHQQRNGTLYVDPELLSEVVIDKGASSAMGGAGVIGGIANFRTLEARDLVRPGKQVGGRVRLTSGLGGDANGTHFIGSAAFAIGTEVWDMLVAASERHLGDYDPGTKGSIGELRTGAWFNPEAGQRVKHSPVAYSGYVMRSRLAKLGVALPQDQRLQFSYLTTQVSYDDANMLNTENQALWEKLGSSDVRAQNFAIDYGYAPDNPLVDFKAKLYYVDNRNRQQTLQRGITPGYSITYQTDTYGAQAQNTSTFALDDLSTLRANYGLEFFYDKVRPDSSQPRASTSAVGFPAAEGMTPKGDRALGSLFARLDYDYDDWLNLNAGLRYDRYRLRGDTGFNARTFILGTTRQTDMPLQYAVDREEGRFSPTFGLSVKPGVDWLQLFATYGKGWRPPAVTESLITGRPHGGGAENMYPNPFLSPERSKAWEVGFNVLKENLWFSDDRLGLKVAYFDTRVDDFIFMGMGMQPPGYGMAGIGNSAYVNNLDSTRFRGVEYQLDYDAGLAYGQLSYTHMIGSNDFCSKTAWLGGVTQTVKGSGRRPPVIDMRPDEQANAATHCSAVLGSAEHMPMDRGSLTLGMRFFDRRLDVGARARYSEGYSVAGGATVSQAGVYPADWKEYTVYDLYGSYRVSDELTLRLAMENVTDRAYLVPLGDVLAFTLGRGRTLQGTLEYQF, from the coding sequence ATGAAACATCGTGGATGGAGTGCCGTGCGAGGCGGTCGCAAGGGGGCGCAACTGGCCCTGGGGCTGGGCCTGGTCCTGCTGGGAACGGCCGCGCTACCGCTGCATGCGCAAGACGGGGCGGACTCGGCGAGCCAGCAGCAGACCGCGTTGCGCCGGGTCCGGCTGGACATCCCGGCACAACCGCTGAACCGCGCCCTGCTGCGATTCGCCGAGCAGGCCGGGGTCCAGGTGTTCTTCGACAGCCAGCGTTTCGCCGGTCTCGGCAGCGCGGCGGTGCACGGCGAATACGTGCTGGCCGACGGCCTGAGCCAGATGCTCCAGGGCAGCCCGGTGGAATACCGCTTCTCCGGCAAGGACCAATTGAGCCTGATCCGCGTCAGCCAGGACGACCTGGTGCAGATGTCGCCCTCGGTGATCTCCGCCGCGCGTCCGGACGACTGGGTCTACCAGACGCCGCATTCGGTCAGCGTGATCGGCCGCGAGCAGATCGAGCGCAACCCGCCGCGGCATGCCGCCGACATGCTCGAGGAAACCCCCGGGGTGTACTCCTCGGTGAGCCAGCAGGACCCCGGCCTGTCGGTGAACATCCGTGGCATCCAGGACTACGGGCGGGTCAACATGTCGGTCGACGGCATGCGCCAGAACTACCAGCAGAGCGGCCACCAGCAGCGCAACGGGACGCTCTACGTCGATCCCGAGCTGCTCAGCGAGGTGGTCATCGACAAGGGCGCCAGCTCGGCCATGGGCGGCGCCGGGGTGATCGGCGGGATCGCCAACTTCCGCACCCTGGAGGCCCGCGACCTGGTCAGGCCGGGCAAGCAGGTCGGTGGCCGGGTGCGCCTCACCAGCGGCCTGGGCGGCGACGCCAATGGCACCCACTTCATCGGCAGCGCGGCCTTCGCCATCGGCACCGAGGTCTGGGACATGCTGGTCGCCGCCAGCGAGCGCCACCTGGGCGACTACGACCCGGGGACCAAGGGCAGCATTGGCGAGCTGCGCACCGGCGCCTGGTTCAATCCCGAGGCCGGGCAGCGGGTCAAGCATTCGCCGGTGGCCTACTCCGGCTACGTGATGCGCTCGCGACTGGCCAAGCTGGGCGTCGCCCTGCCGCAGGACCAGCGCCTGCAGTTCAGCTACCTGACCACCCAGGTGTCCTACGACGACGCCAACATGCTCAACACCGAGAACCAGGCGCTCTGGGAAAAGCTCGGCAGCAGCGACGTGCGTGCGCAGAACTTCGCCATCGACTACGGCTACGCGCCGGACAACCCGTTGGTGGACTTCAAGGCCAAGCTCTACTACGTCGACAACCGCAACCGCCAGCAGACCCTGCAACGCGGTATCACCCCCGGCTACTCGATCACCTACCAGACCGACACCTACGGCGCGCAGGCGCAGAACACCTCGACCTTCGCTCTCGACGATCTCTCCACGCTGCGCGCCAACTATGGCCTGGAGTTCTTCTACGACAAGGTGCGGCCGGACTCCAGCCAGCCGCGGGCGAGCACCTCGGCGGTCGGCTTCCCTGCGGCCGAAGGCATGACCCCCAAGGGCGACCGCGCCCTCGGTAGCCTGTTCGCCCGTCTCGACTACGACTACGACGACTGGCTCAACCTCAACGCCGGGCTGCGTTACGACCGCTACCGCCTGCGCGGCGACACCGGCTTCAACGCGCGCACCTTCATCCTTGGCACCACCCGGCAGACCGACATGCCGCTGCAATACGCCGTCGACCGCGAGGAGGGGCGCTTCTCGCCGACCTTCGGCCTGTCGGTCAAGCCCGGCGTCGACTGGTTGCAGTTGTTCGCCACCTACGGCAAGGGCTGGCGCCCGCCGGCGGTGACCGAGAGCCTGATCACCGGCCGCCCCCACGGCGGCGGCGCGGAAAACATGTACCCCAACCCGTTCCTCAGTCCGGAGCGCTCGAAGGCCTGGGAAGTCGGTTTCAACGTGCTGAAGGAGAACCTCTGGTTCAGCGACGACCGCCTGGGCCTGAAGGTCGCCTACTTCGACACCCGGGTCGACGACTTCATCTTCATGGGCATGGGCATGCAGCCGCCGGGCTACGGCATGGCCGGGATCGGCAACAGCGCCTACGTCAACAACCTCGACAGCACGCGCTTCCGTGGCGTCGAGTACCAGCTCGACTACGATGCCGGGCTGGCCTACGGGCAGCTCTCCTACACGCACATGATCGGCAGCAACGACTTCTGTTCGAAGACCGCCTGGCTCGGTGGCGTCACCCAGACGGTGAAGGGCAGCGGTCGCCGCCCGCCGGTGATCGACATGCGGCCGGACGAGCAGGCCAACGCCGCCACCCATTGCAGCGCGGTGCTCGGCTCCGCCGAACACATGCCGATGGACCGCGGCTCGCTGACCCTGGGCATGCGCTTCTTCGACCGCAGGCTGGACGTCGGCGCCCGTGCCCGCTACAGCGAAGGCTACTCGGTGGCTGGCGGCGCCACGGTGTCGCAGGCCGGCGTGTACCCGGCGGACTGGAAGGAATACACCGTCTACGACCTGTACGGCAGCTACCGGGTGAGCGATGAACTGACCCTGCGCCTGGCCATGGAGAACGTCACCGACCGCGCCTACCTGGTGCCGCTGGGCGACGTGCTGGCCTTCACCCTCGGTCGCGGGCGGACCCTGCAAGGCACCCTCGAATACCAGTTCTGA
- a CDS encoding YebG family protein, with product MAVEVVYRSSRDQERLFMDKAEADRYDKMLELAETLAEVLQKAVPSLKEEQVEELGIFMAKNRDAFARAFKNQPDALNELFEENAADE from the coding sequence ATGGCCGTCGAAGTGGTGTACCGCAGCAGCCGGGATCAGGAGCGTTTGTTCATGGACAAGGCTGAAGCCGATCGTTACGACAAGATGCTGGAGCTGGCGGAAACGCTGGCCGAGGTGCTGCAGAAGGCGGTGCCGTCGCTGAAGGAGGAACAGGTGGAAGAACTCGGCATCTTCATGGCGAAGAACCGCGACGCCTTCGCCCGCGCCTTCAAGAACCAGCCGGACGCCCTCAACGAACTGTTCGAGGAAAACGCCGCGGACGAATGA
- a CDS encoding RNA polymerase sigma factor, which produces MDAPLAEQDLKALFLRHARQLQSYLLRKTRDPHLAADLAQESFLRLTEQRHKEPIEHVDAYLYRTAHNLTIDHYRQERRRRTETRPNDDLAGFVADQPGPEESAVDADALARLREIVAELPPRTREIFRLNRLEGLTHAEVARRLEISDSSVQKHLARALAHVMQALEDSR; this is translated from the coding sequence GTGGATGCGCCGTTGGCGGAGCAGGATCTCAAGGCACTGTTTCTCAGGCATGCCCGGCAGTTGCAGTCGTATCTGTTGCGCAAGACCCGCGATCCGCACCTGGCGGCGGACCTTGCGCAGGAGAGCTTCCTGCGCCTGACCGAGCAGCGGCACAAGGAGCCGATCGAGCATGTCGACGCCTATCTCTACCGCACCGCGCACAACCTCACCATCGACCATTACCGGCAGGAACGGCGGCGCCGCACCGAGACCCGGCCCAACGACGACCTCGCCGGGTTCGTCGCCGACCAGCCCGGCCCCGAGGAGTCCGCGGTGGATGCCGATGCGCTTGCCCGCCTGCGCGAGATAGTCGCCGAACTGCCGCCGCGCACCCGTGAGATCTTCCGTCTCAACCGTCTGGAAGGGCTGACCCATGCCGAGGTGGCGAGACGCCTGGAAATCTCCGATAGCTCGGTGCAGAAGCACCTGGCCCGCGCCCTGGCCCATGTGATGCAGGCACTCGAGGATTCCCGCTGA
- a CDS encoding DUF3509 domain-containing protein, which produces MTDSSPFQLLTEAFQAEYRVNLSLERPDGSIVLTLSNERGVAAKRLIRPAQLHDLEQLQRMIESIRFGIAIENGTSAPQLLQAMTQGKARWPIAI; this is translated from the coding sequence ATGACCGACAGCAGCCCTTTCCAGCTCCTCACCGAGGCCTTCCAGGCCGAGTACCGGGTCAACCTCAGCCTGGAGCGGCCGGACGGCAGCATCGTCCTCACCCTCTCCAACGAACGCGGGGTCGCCGCCAAGCGCCTGATCCGACCGGCGCAACTGCATGACCTGGAACAGTTGCAGCGGATGATCGAGAGCATCCGCTTCGGCATCGCCATCGAAAACGGCACCAGCGCGCCGCAACTGTTGCAGGCGATGACCCAAGGCAAGGCACGCTGGCCGATAGCTATCTGA